A genomic region of Thermococcus sp. JdF3 contains the following coding sequences:
- a CDS encoding CopG family transcriptional regulator — translation MSKDKIPKLFDGSVNELTRPSRPRKKDEKGAVKSKDMKKEKMQKTLYISRDMNRKLIELYGEEGRRQSIIVEDAVNLYYYLRMALGEKKFEELLSAVRREDPEFLRDYLGRFKL, via the coding sequence TTGTCGAAGGATAAAATTCCCAAGCTTTTCGACGGTTCCGTTAACGAGCTCACGAGGCCTTCCAGGCCGAGGAAGAAGGATGAGAAGGGCGCTGTGAAATCCAAGGACATGAAGAAAGAAAAGATGCAGAAGACCCTCTACATAAGCAGGGACATGAACCGGAAGCTCATTGAGCTGTACGGAGAGGAGGGGAGGAGGCAGAGCATAATCGTGGAAGATGCGGTGAACCTCTACTACTACCTTAGAATGGCACTGGGCGAGAAGAAGTTCGAGGAGCTTCTGAGCGCCGTGAGGAGGGAAGACCCGGAGTTCCTTCGGGATTACCTTGGCAGGTTCAAACTTTAA
- the pyrF gene encoding orotidine-5'-phosphate decarboxylase, which translates to MSGSEDRKLILALDVYERERALEIAECTSDYLWAVKVNWPLIVGSGLSIITELKQVTGLPIIADLKLADIPNTNRLIASKVFEAGADYIIAHGFPGSDSVGAVMELGKTIIVVEMSHPGAKEFIQPVTDKLIELANELEPFGVIAPATRPERVSYIRSKLKPGIKILTPGVGAQGGRAGEVLKAGADYIIVGRSIYASENPRESARILYEETLGV; encoded by the coding sequence ATGAGCGGGAGTGAAGACCGCAAACTAATCCTGGCCCTTGACGTGTACGAACGCGAGAGGGCGCTTGAGATAGCCGAGTGCACCTCCGATTACCTGTGGGCGGTGAAGGTTAACTGGCCGCTGATAGTCGGCTCGGGGTTGAGCATCATCACCGAACTCAAGCAGGTTACGGGGCTGCCGATAATAGCGGACCTCAAACTGGCCGACATCCCAAACACCAACCGGCTGATAGCGAGCAAAGTTTTCGAGGCCGGTGCCGACTACATCATAGCCCACGGCTTCCCCGGGAGCGATAGCGTTGGGGCCGTCATGGAGCTTGGGAAGACCATAATAGTTGTCGAGATGAGTCATCCGGGCGCGAAGGAGTTCATCCAGCCGGTCACAGACAAACTCATCGAACTGGCCAACGAACTTGAGCCCTTCGGCGTCATAGCTCCCGCCACCAGGCCCGAGCGCGTTTCGTACATACGCTCGAAGCTGAAGCCGGGAATCAAAATCCTCACCCCCGGCGTCGGTGCCCAGGGTGGCAGGGCGGGTGAGGTTTTAAAGGCAGGGGCGGACTACATAATAGTCGGTCGCTCAATCTACGCGAGCGAGAACCCGAGGGAAAGCGCCAGAATTCTGTACGAGGAGACGTTGGGGGTGTGA
- a CDS encoding inositol-3-phosphate synthase — protein MVKVVILGQGYVASIFASGLEKIKAGKMEPYGVPLADELPIKIKDVEIVGSYDVDASKVGKDLYDVVKAYDPEAPESLKGITVRKGIHLRSLRNLPLEATGLEDEMTLKEAVEHLVSEWKELGAEVFINVCTTEAFVPFGSREELEKAIEEDNRDRLTATQVYAYAVAKYAKEVGGAAFVNAIPTLIANDPAFVELARESNMAIFGDDGATGATPLTADVLSHLAQRNRYVLDIAQFNIGGNNDFLALTDKERNKSKEFTKSSVVKELLGYDAPHYIKPTGFLEPLGDKKFIAMHIEYVSFNGAHDELVITGRINDSPALAGLLVDLARLGKIAVEKKAFGAVYEVNAFYMKNPGPKEKGNIPRIIAHEKMRIWAGLEPRWL, from the coding sequence ATGGTGAAGGTTGTCATACTCGGACAGGGCTACGTTGCCAGCATCTTCGCGAGCGGCCTTGAGAAGATAAAGGCCGGAAAGATGGAGCCGTACGGCGTCCCCCTTGCAGATGAGCTTCCAATCAAGATTAAGGATGTTGAGATAGTCGGTTCATACGACGTCGACGCCTCTAAGGTCGGCAAGGATCTCTACGATGTCGTCAAGGCCTACGATCCGGAGGCGCCGGAGAGCCTCAAGGGCATCACCGTCAGGAAGGGAATCCACCTGAGGAGCCTCAGGAACCTTCCGCTCGAGGCCACCGGCCTCGAAGACGAGATGACCCTCAAGGAGGCAGTCGAGCACCTTGTCAGCGAGTGGAAGGAGCTCGGTGCCGAGGTCTTCATAAACGTCTGCACCACCGAGGCCTTCGTTCCCTTCGGAAGCAGGGAGGAGCTTGAGAAGGCCATCGAAGAGGACAACAGGGACAGGCTTACCGCCACGCAGGTTTACGCCTACGCTGTAGCGAAATACGCCAAGGAGGTCGGTGGTGCTGCCTTCGTCAACGCCATACCGACCCTCATAGCCAACGACCCGGCGTTCGTCGAGCTCGCCAGGGAGAGCAACATGGCAATATTCGGCGACGACGGTGCCACCGGCGCAACCCCGCTCACCGCCGATGTCCTCAGCCATCTCGCCCAGAGGAACCGCTACGTCCTCGACATAGCCCAGTTCAACATCGGCGGAAACAACGACTTCCTGGCCCTCACCGACAAGGAGAGGAACAAGAGCAAGGAGTTCACCAAGAGCTCGGTTGTCAAGGAGCTTCTCGGCTACGACGCTCCGCACTACATCAAGCCCACCGGCTTCCTCGAGCCCCTCGGCGACAAGAAGTTCATCGCCATGCACATCGAGTACGTCAGCTTCAACGGCGCCCACGACGAGCTCGTTATAACCGGCAGGATAAACGACAGCCCTGCTCTGGCCGGCCTGCTCGTTGACCTCGCCAGGCTCGGCAAGATAGCGGTCGAGAAGAAGGCCTTTGGAGCGGTCTACGAGGTCAACGCCTTCTACATGAAGAACCCGGGACCGAAGGAGAAGGGCAACATACCGCGCATCATCGCCCACGAGAAGATGAGGATCTGGGCGGGTCTGGAGCCGAGATGGCTCTGA
- a CDS encoding RNA-binding protein, producing the protein MELKVKHPLSKKEVKEIIREMSETFGEEIAGKMLHKKDRVEVAEFDKTTEILLVNGKPFFIRRRGLIFPLVIALYGLSNEEDLRAWPRRVVVDAGAVPFVLKGADVMAAGITDADESIREGDFVFVVEEDYGRPLAIGIALMDGRAMKEKPKGKAVKNIHHAKDRIWELTVG; encoded by the coding sequence ATGGAGCTGAAGGTCAAGCACCCGCTCAGCAAGAAGGAAGTGAAGGAGATAATCAGGGAGATGAGCGAGACTTTCGGCGAGGAGATAGCGGGGAAGATGTTGCACAAGAAGGACCGCGTCGAGGTGGCTGAGTTCGACAAGACAACCGAGATACTCCTCGTGAACGGGAAGCCATTCTTCATAAGAAGGAGGGGACTCATCTTCCCGCTGGTTATAGCACTCTACGGGCTATCCAACGAGGAGGACCTGAGGGCGTGGCCCAGGCGCGTCGTGGTCGATGCCGGCGCCGTCCCGTTTGTCCTCAAGGGTGCAGACGTCATGGCCGCGGGGATAACGGACGCCGACGAGAGCATCAGGGAGGGCGATTTCGTCTTCGTGGTCGAGGAGGACTACGGAAGGCCCCTCGCAATAGGCATAGCTCTGATGGACGGAAGGGCTATGAAGGAAAAACCCAAGGGGAAGGCAGTGAAGAACATTCACCACGCCAAGGACAGGATCTGGGAACTGACGGTGGGTTGA
- a CDS encoding adenylyltransferase/cytidyltransferase family protein gives MDGETEERKRIRVLVGGVFDLLHIGHIHFLRQAKALGDELVVIVAHDETVRKRKRRDPVNTAEDRAELLRAIKYVDEVYIGSPGGIDYGLVRRIDPDIVAIGPDQDFNCERLKDALRNHGIEAEVIRIPYLYRSDRAKTSKIIQRIVEAYCD, from the coding sequence ATGGACGGGGAAACGGAGGAGAGGAAAAGAATTCGCGTCCTCGTCGGCGGGGTTTTTGATCTCCTGCACATCGGCCATATTCACTTTTTGAGGCAGGCCAAGGCCCTGGGGGACGAACTGGTGGTTATAGTTGCCCACGACGAAACGGTGAGAAAACGGAAGCGCAGGGACCCCGTGAACACGGCGGAGGACAGGGCGGAGCTGTTGAGGGCTATAAAGTACGTGGACGAGGTTTACATCGGCTCCCCCGGAGGTATAGATTACGGGCTGGTGCGCAGGATAGACCCGGACATCGTCGCGATAGGCCCTGACCAGGACTTCAACTGCGAGCGCCTTAAGGATGCTCTGAGGAACCATGGAATAGAAGCGGAGGTCATACGGATCCCCTACCTCTACAGGAGCGACAGGGCGAAGACGAGCAAAATAATTCAGAGGATAGTGGAGGCGTACTGCGACTGA
- a CDS encoding ABC transporter ATP-binding protein: MIEVENLTRSFGSTMAVKGITFTVADGEIYGLLGPNGSGKSTTMKILAGILRPTSGRVVVGGIDVGENPVEVRRITGYVPETPVLYESLTPVEFFNFVGSVRGIPREELQERVETFVRAFGIEKYLGEMIGSLSFGTKQKVSLIAGMIHDPGVLILDEAMNGLDPKSARILRELLLQFREEGRSIVFSTHVLALAETICDRVGVIYNGEIIAEGTVEQLKEFAHEESLEDVFLKLTESQDEVAGIVRALKDAL, encoded by the coding sequence ATGATCGAGGTCGAGAACCTCACCAGGAGCTTCGGCTCGACGATGGCCGTTAAAGGAATAACCTTCACGGTTGCCGACGGCGAGATTTACGGTCTCCTCGGCCCGAACGGGAGCGGGAAGAGCACGACGATGAAGATTCTGGCGGGTATACTGCGGCCTACCTCCGGGCGCGTCGTCGTTGGGGGCATCGACGTGGGCGAGAACCCCGTTGAGGTCAGGAGGATAACCGGCTACGTTCCGGAAACGCCGGTTCTCTACGAGAGCCTCACACCGGTTGAGTTCTTCAACTTCGTGGGGAGCGTGAGGGGGATTCCGAGGGAAGAACTCCAGGAGCGCGTTGAAACATTCGTGAGGGCATTTGGGATAGAAAAGTACCTCGGCGAGATGATAGGTTCGCTCAGCTTTGGAACGAAGCAGAAGGTTTCCCTCATAGCTGGAATGATCCACGATCCGGGGGTTCTCATCCTCGACGAGGCGATGAATGGCCTCGATCCCAAGAGTGCCCGCATCCTCAGGGAGCTCCTCCTCCAGTTCAGGGAGGAGGGCAGGAGCATTGTCTTCTCCACTCACGTTCTTGCGCTGGCGGAGACGATATGCGACCGCGTTGGGGTCATCTACAACGGCGAGATAATCGCCGAGGGCACGGTTGAACAGCTTAAGGAGTTTGCCCACGAGGAGAGCCTGGAGGACGTTTTCCTCAAGCTCACCGAGAGCCAGGACGAGGTTGCTGGAATAGTGCGGGCGCTTAAGGATGCCCTTTAG
- a CDS encoding TIGR00289 family protein, translating into MRVAVLYSGGKDSNYALYWALRQGFEVKYLVSMVSERDDSYMYHVPNIHLTELQARAIGIPLVKGFTSGEKEREVEDMKAVLEGLKIDGVVAGALASEYQKRRVDRVAEELGLESFAPAWHRDPIDYMRELVGIFDIVMVGVSAYGLDESWLGRRIDENALGELVKLHERYKIHVAGEGGEFETFVRDAPFFRARIVFDEVEKKWSEWEYSGVLEVKRAHLERKG; encoded by the coding sequence ATGCGCGTCGCGGTGCTCTATTCGGGCGGTAAAGATTCCAACTACGCCCTCTACTGGGCGCTGAGGCAGGGCTTTGAGGTGAAATACCTCGTCTCGATGGTCAGCGAGCGCGATGACAGCTACATGTACCACGTGCCGAACATCCACCTCACCGAGCTCCAGGCGAGGGCCATAGGGATTCCCCTCGTCAAGGGCTTCACGAGCGGCGAGAAGGAGAGAGAGGTAGAGGACATGAAGGCCGTCCTTGAGGGGCTGAAGATAGATGGAGTCGTTGCTGGAGCTCTGGCGAGTGAGTACCAGAAAAGGCGCGTTGATCGGGTGGCGGAGGAGCTCGGGCTTGAGAGCTTCGCTCCGGCCTGGCACCGCGATCCAATAGATTATATGCGCGAGCTGGTGGGGATTTTCGACATCGTGATGGTCGGGGTTTCAGCATACGGCCTGGACGAGAGCTGGCTCGGACGGAGGATAGACGAGAATGCCTTAGGTGAGCTGGTAAAGCTCCACGAGAGGTATAAAATCCACGTCGCTGGCGAGGGCGGCGAGTTCGAGACCTTCGTCAGAGATGCTCCCTTCTTCAGGGCGAGGATAGTTTTCGACGAGGTCGAGAAGAAGTGGAGCGAGTGGGAGTATTCCGGGGTTCTTGAGGTGAAGAGGGCACACCTTGAAAGAAAAGGTTGA
- a CDS encoding NUDIX hydrolase encodes MDRYVLLVKAPRGYDITPVREELREFLSRTHPELKVEAHRCIGLTADVVILYGDGVVLIKRKHEPFKDHYALPGGFVEYGETVEEAALREAREETGLDVRLIRLVGVYSDPNRDPRGHTVTTAFLAVGSGKLKAGDDAKEVHVVSIEEALNLPLAFDHGKILRDALSLR; translated from the coding sequence ATGGACCGATACGTTCTGCTCGTTAAGGCCCCGAGGGGCTACGATATAACCCCCGTACGGGAGGAGCTCAGAGAGTTTCTCTCCAGAACCCATCCCGAACTCAAGGTCGAGGCGCACAGATGCATAGGCCTCACCGCCGACGTAGTCATACTGTACGGGGACGGCGTCGTACTCATCAAAAGGAAGCACGAGCCGTTTAAAGACCACTACGCCCTTCCCGGCGGCTTCGTCGAGTACGGGGAAACCGTCGAGGAGGCAGCCCTTCGTGAGGCGAGGGAGGAGACCGGCCTCGACGTGAGGCTCATCAGACTCGTCGGGGTTTACTCCGACCCAAACCGCGACCCGAGGGGGCACACCGTGACGACGGCATTTCTGGCGGTCGGCTCGGGGAAGCTGAAGGCAGGGGACGATGCCAAGGAAGTCCACGTCGTTTCGATAGAGGAGGCTCTTAATCTCCCACTGGCCTTCGACCACGGGAAGATTCTGAGGGACGCCCTGAGCCTGAGGTGA
- a CDS encoding Mth938-like domain-containing protein, with product MRVGFPEFGRIVVDGKVYEGDIVIYPSGKIEERKKWLSKNKHGTSHKLDPDELREYLTEDFNVLLVGTGAWGKLSLLPESRELVANKEVIEKPTGEAVELFNGLWGKRKVLAIFHVTC from the coding sequence ATGAGGGTCGGGTTTCCGGAATTCGGCAGGATAGTCGTGGACGGGAAGGTTTACGAAGGCGACATCGTGATCTATCCGAGCGGAAAAATCGAGGAGCGCAAGAAATGGCTCAGCAAGAACAAGCACGGCACGAGCCATAAGCTCGACCCGGATGAGCTGAGGGAGTACCTCACGGAGGACTTCAACGTTCTGCTCGTCGGCACCGGTGCCTGGGGAAAGCTCTCCCTTCTACCGGAAAGCAGGGAGCTGGTGGCGAACAAAGAGGTCATCGAAAAGCCGACCGGCGAGGCGGTGGAGCTCTTCAACGGGCTCTGGGGAAAAAGGAAAGTCCTTGCGATATTCCACGTCACCTGCTGA
- a CDS encoding bifunctional L-myo-inositol-1-phosphate cytidylyltransferase/CDP-L-myo-inositol myo-inositolphosphotransferase, with protein sequence MTPGTAVILAAGLGTRIGGRPKGLLKVAGREILYRTMALLQKNGIKHFVIVTNERYAPLYREFIEGHGFNAELVVNPEPEKGNGHSLHLARNRVSGRFVLVMSDHVYSEVFIERAVKGDGLIADRKPGWIDVEEATKVKIRDGRVERIGKGLKEWDAIDTGFFVLDEGIFEVTARLEEERGGDYPLSEVVERTRLRVTLVDGLGWTDVDMPSDLKRARKMLVFTAVKGTGDGFISRHINRKISTRVSYLLAEKVTPNEMTAVTFALGILSAFLTLVNLPLAGILYQLSSILDGADGELARAQLRTSRFGGYIDSLLDRYVDGAFLALLAYSTLRESLWYLVALLALLGSVMVSYSTERFKAAYGEDAYSSIPALRKLPGKRDERIFLTMLFLLYPVEASVKALFLLLAVLTNLRVVITAYLIFRKVLQPKTI encoded by the coding sequence ATGACCCCAGGGACGGCGGTGATTCTAGCGGCTGGCCTCGGCACGAGGATCGGGGGCAGGCCCAAGGGGCTCCTCAAGGTTGCAGGGAGGGAGATTCTATATCGAACGATGGCACTGCTCCAGAAAAACGGCATCAAACACTTCGTAATCGTAACCAACGAGCGCTACGCCCCGCTTTACCGGGAGTTCATTGAAGGGCACGGCTTCAACGCCGAGCTGGTGGTAAACCCCGAGCCGGAGAAGGGCAACGGCCACTCGCTCCACCTGGCCAGAAACCGCGTCTCCGGGCGGTTTGTTCTGGTCATGAGCGACCACGTCTACAGCGAGGTCTTCATCGAGCGCGCTGTAAAGGGAGACGGCCTGATAGCGGACAGGAAACCGGGGTGGATTGACGTTGAAGAGGCCACAAAGGTCAAAATCAGGGACGGCAGGGTCGAGCGAATCGGGAAGGGACTGAAAGAGTGGGACGCAATAGACACGGGCTTCTTCGTCCTCGATGAGGGCATCTTCGAGGTAACTGCCCGGCTTGAGGAAGAGCGGGGCGGTGACTACCCGCTGAGCGAGGTCGTTGAGCGGACGAGGCTGAGGGTGACCTTGGTAGACGGTCTTGGCTGGACCGACGTCGACATGCCCTCGGATCTGAAGAGAGCCAGAAAGATGCTCGTCTTCACAGCGGTGAAGGGAACCGGCGACGGCTTCATCAGCAGGCACATCAACAGGAAGATTTCGACGAGGGTCAGCTACCTCCTCGCCGAGAAGGTCACCCCGAACGAGATGACGGCAGTCACGTTCGCCCTTGGGATTCTCTCGGCCTTTCTAACGCTCGTTAACCTCCCGCTGGCCGGGATACTCTACCAGCTCAGCTCCATCCTCGACGGCGCTGACGGCGAGCTTGCCAGGGCACAGCTGAGGACGAGCAGGTTTGGCGGCTATATCGACTCTCTCCTCGACCGCTACGTTGACGGGGCTTTCCTCGCTCTGCTGGCCTATTCGACTTTAAGGGAGTCCCTCTGGTACCTCGTTGCCCTCCTAGCCCTCCTCGGCTCTGTCATGGTGAGCTACTCGACCGAGAGGTTCAAGGCGGCCTACGGTGAGGACGCCTATAGCTCGATTCCCGCGCTCAGAAAGCTCCCAGGTAAGAGGGACGAGAGAATCTTCCTGACGATGCTCTTCCTTCTGTACCCTGTTGAAGCCTCGGTTAAAGCGCTCTTCCTTCTGCTGGCCGTTCTGACGAATCTGCGGGTGGTGATAACGGCGTATTTAATTTTTAGAAAAGTTTTGCAGCCGAAAACTATTTAA
- a CDS encoding DUF4443 domain-containing protein yields MSWKRGAYPEFTLEDAVAVLFMLRNPTGRKAVSEVLELGEGSVRTLLKKLGNLEVIASTQRGHSLNERGMELLEGISRHFSEVRRIGEIEGYPAFALTVREPGEFKSIELRDEAIRFFAKGAMILVVRNGEPVFPEDGRPLGETMPELAERVKEAFKLEDGELVVITWAEKEANAMKSAYHVALSLKEEVLPEEIKSLVR; encoded by the coding sequence ATGAGCTGGAAGAGGGGAGCCTATCCTGAGTTCACGCTTGAGGATGCCGTTGCGGTTCTGTTCATGCTCCGGAACCCGACCGGGAGGAAGGCCGTATCCGAAGTTCTTGAGCTGGGTGAGGGCAGCGTCAGGACGCTTCTGAAGAAGCTCGGGAACCTTGAGGTCATAGCATCAACCCAGCGCGGCCACTCGCTCAACGAGAGAGGAATGGAGCTTCTTGAGGGGATTTCCAGGCATTTCTCAGAAGTCCGCCGTATAGGGGAGATTGAGGGCTACCCCGCATTCGCACTGACCGTGAGAGAGCCGGGGGAGTTCAAGAGCATCGAGCTCAGGGACGAGGCGATACGGTTCTTCGCAAAGGGTGCGATGATACTGGTAGTGAGGAACGGGGAGCCGGTCTTTCCGGAGGACGGAAGACCGCTGGGCGAGACCATGCCCGAGCTGGCGGAGAGGGTTAAGGAAGCGTTCAAGCTGGAGGACGGCGAGCTGGTGGTAATCACGTGGGCGGAGAAGGAAGCGAACGCCATGAAAAGCGCCTACCACGTGGCACTCTCCCTGAAGGAAGAGGTTCTTCCGGAGGAGATAAAGTCCCTCGTGAGGTGA